A genomic region of Papaver somniferum cultivar HN1 chromosome 7, ASM357369v1, whole genome shotgun sequence contains the following coding sequences:
- the LOC113297261 gene encoding putative glycerol-3-phosphate transporter 4: protein MPMMRERIPPGIHLIRSLRGKEWSLTTYRYVVLLLTFIAYACYHASRKPTSIVKSILDPEPVHRGLTHPWPVGEVFIKETVMVSNLTASPGKGWVPFNGKDGTAKLGEIDVAFLAFYSAGMYVAGHLGDTLDLRLFLTTGMIGSGIFVGLFGMGYFWNIHVFWFYLVMQMIAGLFQATGWPSVVAVIGNWFGKRKRGLIMGVWNAHTSVGNITGSLLAASVLQHGWGWSFILPGACIFLGGIMVYLFLAAYPEDVGFACTNGMVSSEAEVLPKDVQAQISKGNDVEAERKPDHVSRERGAAVGILEAFRIPGVIPFALCLFFAKLVAYTFLYWLPFYLSQTEIGGEYVSVKSAGNLSTLFDVGGIVGGILAGYISDKLNARAITAASFMYAAIPVLVLYRIYGGISKTWNIMLMMLAGLFVNGPYALITTAVSADLGTHKSLKGNSRALATVTAIIDGTGSVGAALGPLLTGFISTKGWDEVFFMLCVGALIAGLLLSRLVFDEFCERKSERKSKQNVPTDVSGVTQPLLVDQSS from the exons ATGCCAATGATGCGAGAAAGAATTCCACCTGGAATTCATCTAATAAGAAGCTTAAGAGGCAAAGAATGGAGTCTAACTACTTACAGATACGTAGTTCTCTTACTAACATTCATAGCATACGCTTGCTACCATGCTTCTAGAAAACCTACAAGCATTGTTAAGAGTATATTGGATCCAGAACCTGTTCACCGTGGTTTAACTCATCCCTGGCCAGTCGGGGAAGTTTTTATCAAGGAGACTGTGATGGTTAGTAATCTCACCGCTTCTCCTGGAAAGGGATGGGTTCCTTTCAACGGAAAAGATGGCACAGCTAAGTTGGGAGAGATCGATGTTGCATTCCTCGCATTTTATTCTGCAGGAATGTACGTGGCAGGGCATCTTGGAGACACACTTGACCTTCGGTTGTTTTTGACAACTGGGATGATTGGGAGTGGAATTTTTGTTGGACTTTTCGGGATGGGTTACTTTTGGAATATACACGTGTTTTGGTTTTATCTTGTTATGCAAATGATTGCTGGATTGTTTCAAGCCACTGGGTGGCCTTCTGTAGTTGCTGTTATCGGCAATTGGTTCGGGAAAAGAAAAAGAGGTTTGATAATGGGTGTTTGGAACGCTCATACATCTGTTGGTAATATTACTGGTTCCCTTCTTGCTGCATCTGTTTTACAGCATGGATGGggttggtctttcattcttcccGGGGCCTGTATATTTTTGGGTGGAATCATGGTTTACTTGTTCTTGGCTGCCTATCCTGAAGATGTTGGGTTTGCTTGTACGAATGGAATGGTCTCCAGTGAAGCAGAGGTACTACCTAAAGATGTGCAAGCTCAGATTTCAAAAGGAAATGATGTAGAAGCAGAAAGAAAGCCAGACCATGTCTCAAGGGAGAGGGGTGCTGCTGTTGGTATTCTGGAAGCTTTTCGGATACCCGGAGTAATACCTTTTGCCCTGTGCCTCTTCTTTGCAAAGCTTGTGGCGTATACATTTCTGTATTGGTTGCCATTTTATCTGAGCCAGACTG AAATTGGTGGAGAATATGTATCTGTAAAGTCAGCTGGAAACCTTTCTACTCTGTTCGACGTGGGGGGAATTGTTGGCGGGATCCTTGCTGGGTACATATCCGACAAACTTAATGCACGTGCCATTACGGCAGCAAGTTTCATGTATGCTGCAATTCCTGTGTTGGTCCTCTATCGTATATATGGGGGTATTTCCAAGACTTGGAACATCATGCTGATGATGCTCGCGGGGCTGTTTGTGAATGGGCCCTACGCACTAATTACAACTGCAGTTTCTGCGGATCTTGGCACACACAAATCTTTGAAAGGGAACTCCAGAGCACTGGCAACAGTGACTGCAATCATTGATGGTACTGGATCAGTTGGTGCAGCTTTGGGCCCCCTTCTTACTGGATTTATTTCTACCAAGGGTTGGGATGAAGTTTTCTTCATGCTTTGTGTCGGGGCTCTTATTGCCGGTCTTCTTTTGTCACGCCTTGTTTTCGATGAATTTTGCGAACGAAAATCTGAGCGAAAATCCAAGCAGAATGTTCCAACTGATGTCTCAG GTGTGACTCAACCTCTTCTAGTAGATCAAAGTTCATAA